The following coding sequences lie in one Carassius carassius chromosome 1, fCarCar2.1, whole genome shotgun sequence genomic window:
- the cntnap1 gene encoding contactin-associated protein 1 — MDIKILAPSLLLFLAFQHCSSRPCLDPLISPLYASSFHASSRYNFFYSAHFAKLYGSSGWSPSPRDRQPWMQIDLGRKYRIMAIATQGTFNSYDWVTKYMLLYGDRFDAWTPYVMKGGNMTLPGNWNYYQVKRNVFHYAFTAKHLRIYPMGWNTENGGKIGLRVEFYGCPYDSYVMQFEGDDMVAYSFPRGRMRTLQDRYALNFKTLEKDGILLHSEGLQGDSITLELKTGRLYLHISLGSSTVHNTNGMTTMMLGNLLDTQHWHYVTIKRYGREVNFTLDSQTETAILNGEFQHLDLDKQIYVGGVIEKDVPHLPGKVNFRGCMENVFINGINIISKTQYQEPEIRLAPKKKKMLYTCRDLLWKPMTFAGPNNYLQLPGFFRKNRLAVKFKFRSWDYTGLLMFTRFADELGSLELGLSEGQVNVTLMQPGNKRLRFAAGYRLNDGFWHTVDLTAKDNLLTITIDEDESSPLKITNPFMVRTGDRYFFGGCPKTNNTARCVTKLSRFHGCMQQIFIDDEPVDIDVMLQRKWGRYAEILLGTCGITDRCSPNPCEHEGRCIQSWNDFLCVCNNTGYKGEVCHNSVYRESCEAYRLNGKYWSGNYTIDPDLSGPLKPFTVYCNMLQKSWTVIEHNRMKSTKVSGSTMDRPYIGDLQYVNASWDEVTALANTSLYCEQWIEFSCYKSRLLNTPRGRPYTYWIGRHNESHEYWGGAFPESGKCGCAVNQTCTDSKYWCNCDADYRQWHSDKGYLSFRDHLPVRRIVIGDTNRTGSEARYSVGALYCHGDRSIWHTIAFTKPTYLTFPTFKPGTSADITFHFRTYRTNGVFVESSDDHLRNFLRVELNSTTEVIFIFMVGDGIRNVTLRSPKPLNDNEWHYVEAEINVKLARLKVDFLPPAIHKFPGQTYITMKFTQPLIVGAANHTLRPFLGCLRGLRMNGVPVDLEGKVDERAGIRRNCTGACLNASIPCRNGGQCIDGYASYACDCNNTAFDGYYCHLDIGAFFDVGAWLRYDIRKEPISFDAWWANFWIEPHWHNFTLGYNTTTDDIEFSFSTLQAPAVLLYISSFSNDYIAVLLKKDGTLSLRYRLGIISYKFKLTDRNMADGFPHFVNITRHNYTIWTQVDYMDPWIEKLIPGEIPRFDSPKSIFLGRVMEVGGVDYEIQRHNSPGFMGCISGVRYNIFAPLKAYFRPNVTNPPVTTQGYVVESNCGAFPPVLGYVPWEDDPWFTGLFFYYIHDDVTPPWMTLIVTVSLMLLFLILYGLYIYLYRYKGSYHTNEPKQLESPSSARPLTDTLRKDRKNLPEIQEESPNE, encoded by the exons ATGGATATCAAAATTCTTGCCCCAAGCCTTTTACTATTTCTCGCTTTTCAGCATTGCTCGTCAC GGCCATGCTTAGATCCGCTGATCTCTCCGCTCTACGCGTCCTCTTTCCATGCTTCCTCCAGATATAACTTTTTTTACTCTGCACACTTTGCCAAACTGTATG GGAGCAGCGGCTGGTCTCCGTCCCCTCGGGACAGGCAGCCATGGATGCAGATTGACTTGGGGAGGAAGTATCGTATCATGGCCATTGCTACTCAGGGTACCTTCAACTCTTATGACTGGGTCACCAAATACATGCTGCTGTACGGGGACCGATTTGACGCATGGACTCCATATGTCATGAAAGGAGGCAACATG ACGTTGCCTGGCAACTGGAATTACTACCAGGTGAAGAGGAACGTCTTTCATTATGCGTTCACTGCCAAACATCTGCGCATCTATCCCATGGGCTGGAATACTGAGAACGGAGGCAAGATCGGCCTTCGCGTAGAGTTCTATGGCTGTCCTTACG ACTCATATGTGATGCAGTTTGAGGGGGATGACATGGTGGCGTATTCATTCCCACGGGGTAGAATGAGGACACTTCAGGACCGCTACGCTTTAAACTTTAAGACCTTGGAGAAGGACGGTATTCTCCTGCACAGTGAAGGTCTGcagggagactccattactctgGAGCTAAAGACAGGACGCCTCTACTTACATATCAGTCTGG GGAGTAGCACTGTCCATAACACCAATGGGATGACCACAATGATGCTGGGAAACCTGCTGGACACTCAGCACTGGCACTATGTCACCATCAAGCGTTACGGACGAGAGGTTAATTTCACCCTGGACAGCCAGACAGAGACTGCTATCCTCAACGGAGAGTTCCAGCACCTTGATCTGGACAAACAG ATTTATGTTGGTGGCGTGATTGAGAAAGACGTGCCCCATCTACCTGGTAAGGTTAACTTCCGTGGCTGCATGGAAAACGTATTTATCAATGGAATCAATATCATCTCCAAGACACAGTATCAGGAGCCTGAAATTCGACTAGCTCCTAAAAAG AAAAAGATGCTTTATACCTGCCGGGATCTCCTCTGGAAGCCCATGACCTTTGCAGGTCCCAACAACTACCTGCAGCTCCCCGGCTTCTTTCGGAAGAACCGTCTGGCAGTGAAGTTTAAGTTTCGCTCATGGGACTACACAGGGTTACTGATGTTCACCAGGTTTGCAGATGAGTTGGGCTCTCTGGAGCTGGGCCTCAGTGAAGGACAAGTCAACGTCACTCTAATGCAGCCTGGAAACAAGAGATTACGCTTCGCTGCAG GGTACCGTCTCAATGACGGCTTCTGGCACACAGTAGACCTGACCGCCAAAGACAACTTATTAACGATCACCATAGATGAAGATGAAAGCTCACCACTAAAGATCACCAACCCCTTCATGGTTCGTACAGGAGATCGCTATTTCTTCGGGG GTTGTCCTAAGACCAATAACACGGCACGCTGTGTGACCAAGCTGTCTCGCTTCCATGGCTGCATGCAGCAGATCTTTATAGATGATGAGCCGGTGGATATAGATGTCATGCTGCAGAGGAAATGGGGCAGATATGCCGAAATCCTGCTGGGCACCTGCGGAATCACTgatag atgcagTCCAAACCCTTGTGAACATGAAGGCAGGTGTATTCAGTCCTGGAATgacttcctgtgtgtgtgtaacaacaCTGGCTACAAGGGGGAAGTTTGTCATAACT CGGTCTACAGGGAGTCATGTGAGGCCTACAGACTGAATGGGAAGTACTGGTCAGGCAACTACACCATAGATCCAGATCTGAGCGGACCACTCAAGCCTTTCACCGTCTACTGCAatatgt TGCAAAAATCATGGACTGTTATTGAGCACAACCGCATGAAAAGCACCAAAGTGAGCGGCTCCACCATGGATCGACCGTATATTGGGGACCTCCAGTATGTAAATGCATCGTGGGATGAAGTCACTGCCCTAGCAAACACATCTTTATACTGCGAACAGTGGATTGAGTTCTCCTGCTACAAGTCACGCCTCCTCAATACTCCAC GTGGACGGCCTTACACTTACTGGATTGGTCGGCATAATGAGAGTCATGAATACTGGGGGGGAGCTTTCCCTGAAAGTGGGAAATGTGGATGTGCTGTCAATCAGACTTGCACTGACTCCAAGTACTGGTGCAACTGTGACGCAGACTACCGCCAATG GCACTCAGATAAGGGCTACCTGTCGTTCCGAGACCACCTGCCTGTCAGGAGGATTGTCATAGGAGACACGAACCGCACCGGTTCAGAGGCGCGCTACAGTGTTGGGGCACTGTACTGCCATGGAGACA GGAGTATCTGGCACACTATAGCGTTCACCAAGCCCACCTATTTGACATTCCCCACCTTCAAGCCCGGGACCAGTGCTGACATCACGTTCCACTTCAGGACCTACCGAACTAACGGAGTGTTTGTGGAAAGCTCAGATGACCACCTGCGTAATTTCTTACGAGTTGAACTCAATT CTACAACTgaggtgattttcattttcatggtgGGTGATGGGATTAGAAACGTGACCCTGCGCTCTCCTAAACCTCTCAATGATAATGAATGGCACTATGTGGAAGCTGAAATCAATGTGAAATTGGCACGTCTCAAGGTTGATTTCCTGCCTCCGGCCATTCACAAGTTTCCGGGCCAAACCTACATCACTATGAAGTTCACTCAACCCCTGATCGTAG GGGCAGCCAATCACACCTTAAGGCCTTTTCTGGGTTGTCTGCGTGGGCTGAGGATGAACGGGGTGCCTGTGGATTTGGAGGGTAAGGTTGACGAGAGGGCTGGCATACGTAGGAACTGCACCGGAGCATGTCTGAATGCCTCCATACCGTGTCGAAATGGAGGCCAGTGCATTGATGGCTACGCTTCATACGCCTGTGACTGCAATAACACAGCCTTCGACGGCTATTACTGTCATTTAG ATATTGGGGCATTCTTCGACGTGGGAGCGTGGTTGCGGTATGACATCCGCAAAGAGCCGATTTCCTTTGATGCATGGTGGGCAAACTTTTGGATAGAGCCTCACTGGCACAACTTCACCCTCGGCTACAACACAACAACTGACGACATAGAGTTCAGCTTCAGCACTCTACAGGCCCCAGCTGTGCTGCTGTATATCAGCTCCTTCAGCAATGATTACATCGCCGTCCTACTTAAGAAAgatg GGACTCTTTCGCTGAGATATCGGCTTGGGATAATAAGCTACAAATTTAAGCTGACTGACAGAAACATGGCCGACGGCTTCCCTCATTTCGTCAACATCACCCGACACAACTACACCATATGGACACAG GTGGATTACATGGATCCATGGATTGAGAAGTTAATACCGGGAGAGATTCCCAGATTTGATTCACCGAAGTCTATATTCTTGGGTCGAGTCATGG AGGTGGGAGGTGTCGACTACGAAATTCAGAGGCACAACAGTCCAGGTTTTATGGGCTGTATATCAGGGGTCCGATATAATATTTTTGCTCCACTGAAGGCTTACTTCCGACCTAATGTAACCAATCCACCGGTGACGACTCAAGGCTATGTGGTGGAGTCTAACTGTGGGGCGTTTCCCCCTGTTTTAGGATATGTCCCTTGGGAAGATGACCCCTGGTTCACTGGCCTGT